One region of Clavibacter michiganensis subsp. tessellarius genomic DNA includes:
- a CDS encoding organic hydroperoxide resistance protein, protein MDALYTAEALATGAGRDGRVAVSDSDLALDLSIPKAMGGSGEGANPEQLFAAGYAACFHSALQGVARARKVKIADSSVGSRVSIGSNGQGGYMLAVHLEVVIPGVEHDLAQELADQAHQVCPYSNATRGNIEVVVTVSDD, encoded by the coding sequence ATGGACGCCCTCTACACCGCGGAGGCACTCGCCACGGGAGCCGGCCGCGACGGCCGCGTCGCCGTCAGCGACAGCGACCTCGCGCTCGACCTCTCCATCCCCAAGGCCATGGGCGGATCCGGCGAGGGCGCGAACCCCGAGCAGCTCTTCGCCGCCGGCTACGCCGCGTGCTTCCACTCCGCGCTGCAGGGCGTCGCCCGCGCGCGCAAGGTGAAGATCGCCGACTCGAGCGTCGGCAGCCGCGTGAGCATCGGATCCAACGGCCAGGGCGGCTACATGCTCGCCGTGCACCTCGAGGTCGTCATCCCCGGGGTCGAGCACGACCTCGCGCAGGAGCTCGCCGACCAGGCCCACCAGGTCTGCCCCTACTCGAACGCGACCCGCGGCAACATCGAGGTCGTCGTCACCGTCTCGGACGACTGA
- a CDS encoding MauE/DoxX family redox-associated membrane protein, which produces MAALTRAHRTSVPRTVARVVLGSFLAFAGVSHLTVAREEFRAQVPKSLPVPEDVTVIGSGVAEITLGSALLFARSRRGLAGWAAAAFFTAIFPGNIAQYVHKRDAFGLDTDAKRFRRLFFQPVLIAVALWSTGVLKKR; this is translated from the coding sequence ATGGCCGCCCTCACCCGCGCGCACCGCACGTCCGTGCCGCGCACCGTCGCCCGCGTGGTGCTCGGCTCGTTCCTCGCGTTCGCCGGCGTCTCGCACCTCACCGTCGCGCGCGAGGAGTTCCGCGCGCAGGTCCCGAAGTCGCTGCCGGTGCCCGAGGACGTGACCGTCATCGGATCCGGCGTCGCCGAGATCACGCTCGGCTCGGCCCTGCTGTTCGCGCGCTCGCGCCGCGGCCTCGCGGGCTGGGCGGCCGCCGCGTTCTTCACGGCGATCTTCCCGGGCAACATCGCGCAGTACGTCCACAAGCGCGACGCCTTCGGCCTCGACACCGACGCCAAGCGCTTCCGCCGCCTGTTCTTCCAGCCGGTGCTCATCGCGGTGGCGCTCTGGTCGACGGGGGTGCTGAAGAAGCGCTGA
- a CDS encoding UbiA family prenyltransferase, whose protein sequence is MTDGSERMPRTAPSEVALAVRRLVLISRPVLWINTIGSGLVAVWLTGALFDLRALPLILWLTLPFNLLIYGVNDVYDQDTDATNPRKGSLEGARILPSEVRLIAWGVAALNVPFLVYFLLVLPPLANAAILLYAGVFVFYSAPPLRFKARPFLDSLSNAAYALPLVIVPAALEVAPVWPAALGLMAWSVAKHAFDAVQDIGEDREAGITTTAVRLGPRGTALWSGAWWIASAALFAVVSVPVAAVDLLIAGILVVSLLRDPTPATGHRLYRLSVAFPYIAGTLAGVLLMVAIVFGGYP, encoded by the coding sequence GTGACCGATGGCAGTGAGCGCATGCCGCGCACCGCACCCTCCGAGGTCGCCCTGGCCGTGCGCCGTCTGGTGCTCATCTCGCGACCGGTGCTCTGGATCAACACCATCGGATCCGGCCTCGTGGCCGTGTGGCTCACCGGCGCGCTGTTCGACCTGCGGGCCCTGCCGCTCATCCTCTGGCTCACCCTGCCGTTCAACCTCCTCATCTACGGCGTCAACGACGTCTACGACCAGGACACGGACGCGACCAACCCGCGCAAGGGCTCCCTCGAGGGCGCCCGGATCCTGCCCTCCGAGGTCCGGCTCATCGCGTGGGGCGTCGCCGCCCTCAACGTCCCGTTCCTCGTGTACTTCCTCCTGGTGCTGCCCCCGCTCGCGAACGCGGCGATCCTGCTCTACGCGGGCGTGTTCGTCTTCTACTCGGCGCCCCCGCTGCGCTTCAAGGCCCGCCCCTTCCTCGACTCGCTGAGCAACGCGGCCTACGCGCTGCCGCTCGTGATCGTGCCGGCGGCCCTCGAGGTGGCGCCGGTCTGGCCCGCCGCCCTCGGGCTGATGGCGTGGAGCGTCGCCAAGCACGCGTTCGACGCGGTGCAGGACATCGGGGAGGACCGCGAGGCGGGCATCACGACCACCGCGGTGCGACTCGGCCCGCGCGGGACGGCCCTGTGGAGCGGCGCGTGGTGGATCGCCTCCGCCGCGCTGTTCGCCGTCGTGAGCGTGCCCGTGGCGGCCGTCGACCTGCTGATCGCCGGCATCCTCGTGGTGTCGCTGCTGCGCGACCCGACGCCGGCGACCGGCCATCGCCTGTACCGCCTGTCCGTCGCGTTCCCGTACATCGCGGGGACGCTGGCCGGGGTCCTGCTCATGGTCGCGATCGTGTTCGGAGGGTATCCATGA
- a CDS encoding MerR family transcriptional regulator — MLRIGDVAGRAGVSTRALRYYEEQGLLPAERTRSGQRVYPEAAIERVQLIQQLFAAGLPSRTIRQLLPSVDSGVAAPESLALLRSERDRITAAIAELERAREELTRVIDICLHPTPEHCPALREGGAAHAEVVAA, encoded by the coding sequence ATGCTGCGGATCGGCGACGTGGCGGGACGCGCGGGCGTGAGCACCCGGGCGCTCCGGTACTACGAGGAGCAGGGCCTGCTGCCGGCCGAGCGCACCAGGAGCGGCCAGCGCGTCTACCCGGAGGCCGCGATCGAGCGCGTGCAGCTCATCCAGCAGCTGTTCGCCGCGGGCCTCCCGAGCCGCACGATCCGCCAGCTGCTGCCGAGCGTCGACAGCGGCGTCGCGGCGCCCGAGTCGCTGGCGCTCCTCCGCTCCGAGCGCGACCGGATCACCGCGGCCATCGCCGAGCTCGAGCGCGCCCGCGAGGAGCTGACCCGCGTCATCGACATCTGCCTGCACCCGACGCCCGAGCACTGCCCGGCGCTCCGCGAGGGCGGGGCGGCCCACGCGGAGGTCGTCGCGGCCTGA
- a CDS encoding SDR family oxidoreductase has translation MDIQDQVALVTGANRGIGRTFVEELLERGARKVYATARRPEAIDIPGVEVLRLDLADPASVTAAAEAASDVTLVVNNAGISTGATLVTGDMAEIRREMDTHFYGTLGVIRAFAPVLAANGGGAFVNILSALSWFSTAGNGGYAAAKAAEWNMTNAVRLELAGQGTFVQGVHLGAADTDIMAGYDGPMIAPRDVPRASLDGLVAGSVEVVVDDWSRMVKDSLAGDPAPFYERMRAILG, from the coding sequence ATGGACATCCAGGATCAGGTCGCCCTCGTCACCGGCGCCAACCGCGGCATCGGCCGCACCTTCGTCGAGGAGCTCCTCGAGCGCGGCGCCCGCAAGGTCTACGCGACCGCGCGCCGACCCGAGGCGATCGACATCCCCGGCGTCGAGGTGCTGCGCCTCGACCTCGCCGACCCCGCGTCGGTGACCGCCGCCGCCGAGGCCGCATCCGACGTGACGCTCGTCGTCAACAACGCGGGCATCTCCACGGGCGCGACGCTCGTCACGGGCGACATGGCGGAGATCCGCCGCGAGATGGACACCCACTTCTACGGCACCCTCGGCGTGATCCGCGCCTTCGCGCCCGTGCTCGCCGCGAACGGCGGCGGCGCGTTCGTCAACATCCTGTCGGCGCTGTCGTGGTTCTCGACCGCGGGCAACGGCGGCTACGCGGCGGCGAAGGCGGCCGAGTGGAACATGACCAACGCGGTGCGGCTGGAGCTCGCCGGGCAGGGCACGTTCGTGCAGGGCGTGCACCTCGGGGCGGCCGACACCGACATCATGGCCGGCTACGACGGCCCGATGATCGCCCCGCGGGACGTGCCGCGGGCGTCGCTCGACGGGCTGGTCGCCGGATCCGTCGAGGTGGTCGTCGACGACTGGAGCCGCATGGTGAAGGACTCGCTGGCCGGCGACCCCGCCCCGTTCTACGAGAGGATGCGCGCGATCCTCGGCTGA
- a CDS encoding VOC family protein has translation MPMIFVNLPVTDLPRAIAFYEAVGCTVNPDFTDEQAACLVVEADRSAFMLLTRDFFQSFLDLPVGDPSTSAAAITAVMLDSRADVDARATAGLAAGGSEARPPVDLGFMYQRQLRDPDGNVIELGHMDPIPAGGVPEGADAR, from the coding sequence ATGCCCATGATCTTCGTCAACCTGCCCGTCACCGACCTGCCGCGCGCGATCGCCTTCTACGAGGCGGTCGGCTGCACCGTGAACCCCGACTTCACCGACGAGCAGGCCGCGTGCCTCGTCGTGGAGGCCGACCGCAGCGCCTTCATGCTGCTCACGCGCGACTTCTTCCAGTCGTTCCTCGACCTGCCCGTGGGCGACCCGTCCACGAGCGCCGCGGCCATCACCGCCGTCATGCTCGACAGCCGCGCCGACGTCGACGCACGCGCGACCGCGGGCCTCGCCGCCGGCGGATCCGAGGCCAGGCCTCCCGTCGACCTCGGCTTCATGTACCAGCGGCAGCTGCGCGACCCGGACGGGAACGTGATCGAGCTCGGGCACATGGATCCGATCCCGGCGGGCGGCGTGCCGGAGGGGGCCGACGCCCGCTAG
- a CDS encoding MarR family winged helix-turn-helix transcriptional regulator, whose translation MTDREPCAPADETAPPARIADELVCFSLYTASRSTTQAYRALLAPWGLTYPQYLVLVLLWSGDDRTVTELGQQLDLDSGTLSPLLARMEEAGFIARRRISADQRVVTVSLADRGRTVRAELAHVPAAIIRGMGLDLDRARQLLATLHLLTAGMQDATAEALAHPATRPAEASARTRTP comes from the coding sequence ATGACCGATCGCGAGCCCTGCGCCCCCGCCGACGAGACAGCGCCGCCCGCGCGCATCGCCGACGAGCTGGTCTGCTTCTCGCTCTACACGGCGTCGCGCTCCACGACGCAGGCCTACCGCGCGCTCCTCGCACCGTGGGGCCTCACCTACCCGCAGTACCTGGTGCTGGTGCTGCTCTGGTCCGGCGACGACCGCACGGTCACCGAGCTCGGGCAGCAGCTCGACCTCGACTCCGGCACGCTGTCGCCGCTGCTCGCGCGGATGGAGGAGGCCGGGTTCATCGCCCGCCGCCGGATCTCCGCCGACCAGCGCGTCGTCACCGTCTCGCTCGCGGATCGCGGCCGCACCGTGCGGGCCGAGCTCGCGCACGTGCCCGCGGCGATCATCCGCGGCATGGGCCTCGACCTCGACCGCGCTCGGCAGCTGCTGGCCACCCTGCACCTGCTGACCGCGGGCATGCAGGACGCCACGGCCGAGGCGCTCGCGCACCCCGCGACACGGCCGGCCGAGGCCTCGGCGCGCACCCGCACCCCCTGA
- a CDS encoding glycosyltransferase, with product MRMMLLTAGTRGDVEPFAALARHAASRGHEVRLALPDDAVAPEGVDCVRLGLDVQRVLTPASRTPWAIAHHLRTEVRPAMRRTIVAAVRETVAYAPDVVVHHPLILSAPMVADALGVPRVVVEFAPVATASDRFPAAGGPTATRDLGARNRSTYAVPRALARLFDGDIARAAAELPGGRRPAGRSPSRATLMAASPALLPRPDDWPERVHQTGAWYDESPAASLDPVVAEFLAAGPVVVASFGSMAKGQASARGRAIVTAARAHGLRVLVLTGWGGLALPEECAGPDVLVVRSAPFDRVLPGAALVVHHGGAGTSHAVARAGVPAVVVPFMADQPFWGALLHRRGVAAAPIPLRRLSVDALVPAMGEALSRRERAAEVGGLMRRDRGVHQALEVLESL from the coding sequence ATGCGCATGATGCTGCTCACCGCCGGCACCCGAGGCGACGTGGAGCCCTTCGCGGCCCTCGCCCGACACGCCGCATCCCGCGGCCACGAGGTGCGGCTGGCCCTGCCCGACGACGCGGTCGCGCCCGAGGGCGTGGACTGCGTGCGCCTCGGCCTGGACGTGCAGCGGGTGCTTACCCCGGCGAGCCGCACCCCCTGGGCCATCGCGCACCACCTGCGCACGGAGGTGCGCCCCGCGATGCGGCGCACGATCGTCGCCGCGGTCCGCGAGACGGTCGCCTACGCGCCCGACGTGGTGGTGCACCACCCCCTGATCCTCAGCGCGCCGATGGTGGCGGATGCGCTCGGCGTGCCGCGCGTTGTCGTGGAGTTCGCGCCGGTCGCCACGGCCAGCGACCGCTTCCCCGCCGCCGGCGGTCCCACGGCCACCCGCGACCTCGGTGCGCGCAACCGGTCTACCTACGCGGTGCCCCGCGCCCTCGCGCGCCTCTTCGACGGCGACATCGCGCGCGCCGCGGCCGAGCTGCCGGGCGGTCGTCGCCCCGCCGGGCGCTCGCCGTCGCGCGCGACGCTGATGGCCGCGAGCCCCGCGCTGCTGCCCCGGCCCGACGACTGGCCGGAGCGCGTGCACCAGACCGGGGCCTGGTACGACGAGTCGCCGGCGGCGTCGCTCGACCCGGTCGTCGCGGAGTTCCTCGCCGCCGGGCCCGTCGTCGTCGCCTCGTTCGGCTCCATGGCGAAGGGGCAGGCGTCCGCCCGCGGGCGCGCGATCGTCACGGCCGCCCGCGCCCACGGCCTGCGGGTGCTGGTCCTCACCGGCTGGGGCGGGCTCGCGCTGCCGGAGGAGTGCGCCGGACCCGACGTGCTGGTCGTGCGGTCGGCGCCGTTCGACCGGGTGCTGCCGGGCGCGGCGCTCGTCGTGCACCACGGCGGGGCCGGCACCTCCCACGCCGTCGCCCGTGCCGGCGTGCCCGCCGTCGTCGTGCCCTTCATGGCCGACCAGCCGTTCTGGGGCGCCCTGCTGCACCGCCGCGGAGTGGCCGCCGCCCCGATCCCGCTGCGCCGCCTGTCGGTCGACGCCCTCGTGCCCGCGATGGGCGAGGCCCTCTCCCGGCGGGAGCGGGCGGCCGAGGTGGGTGGGCTCATGCGGCGGGACCGCGGCGTGCATCAGGCGCTCGAGGTGCTCGAGTCCCTCTGA